One Methylobacterium oryzae DNA window includes the following coding sequences:
- a CDS encoding O-antigen ligase family protein, whose protein sequence is MPRLGVAAAAWIVLFLFAPVVGEQIKLPGVDKAIWIGSDLIAFAFLVMRRDLAATLFGSRLLLLSWPLLAIASALWSLTPGLSAYHGLQLLATIVAGITLRTTMGLSRLVRIVFLGLLAGQLLSAFLTVAAPALTRGTDGNWAGIYSHKNVLGSLSSLQILCAACLFLQGWNRLLTAFGFCLALALLVSTHSATALVAAAAGLLPLAAIFAWRQGKHVTGFCLGIAIALAGVGILVVAARGADISASVLSDLGKDTTLTGRTILWQFGLDQFWREPLIGIGYKAYWESPLTTAAYLHFVTKQKLWFFHNNFIDTAVAFGIVGLVLFTAALLDTARRVIAHFARSSGYVEAWPILFMSQLFVLVCFECPLFVNHGLHQLLLAAILPVVRSPTVDGSDPAARD, encoded by the coding sequence ATGCCGCGGCTCGGCGTGGCCGCCGCCGCGTGGATCGTCCTGTTCCTCTTCGCCCCGGTGGTCGGCGAGCAGATCAAGCTGCCGGGCGTCGACAAGGCGATCTGGATCGGCAGCGACCTGATCGCTTTCGCGTTCCTGGTCATGCGCCGCGACCTCGCCGCCACCCTGTTCGGCAGCCGTCTGCTGCTGCTCAGCTGGCCGCTCCTCGCGATCGCGTCCGCCCTGTGGTCCCTCACGCCCGGCCTCTCGGCCTATCACGGGCTCCAGCTGCTCGCGACGATCGTGGCCGGCATCACCCTGCGGACGACGATGGGCCTGTCCCGCCTCGTCAGGATCGTCTTCCTGGGCCTCCTGGCGGGACAGCTCCTGTCGGCCTTTCTCACGGTGGCGGCGCCCGCCCTGACGCGCGGGACGGACGGCAACTGGGCCGGGATCTACTCGCACAAGAACGTCCTCGGATCCCTGTCGAGCCTCCAGATCCTCTGCGCGGCCTGCCTGTTCCTGCAGGGCTGGAACCGTCTCCTGACCGCGTTCGGATTCTGCCTGGCCCTGGCGCTCCTCGTGTCGACGCACTCGGCCACCGCCCTGGTAGCGGCCGCCGCGGGGCTGTTGCCGCTTGCCGCGATCTTCGCGTGGCGCCAGGGAAAGCACGTGACGGGCTTCTGCCTCGGCATCGCCATCGCCCTGGCGGGCGTCGGGATCCTCGTCGTCGCCGCGCGGGGCGCCGACATCTCGGCGAGCGTGCTGTCGGATCTCGGCAAGGACACCACGCTGACCGGCCGCACCATCCTCTGGCAGTTCGGCCTCGACCAGTTCTGGCGGGAGCCGCTCATCGGCATCGGCTACAAGGCCTACTGGGAGAGCCCGCTCACCACGGCCGCCTACCTGCACTTCGTCACGAAGCAGAAGCTGTGGTTCTTCCACAACAATTTCATCGACACGGCCGTAGCGTTCGGGATCGTCGGCCTGGTCCTCTTCACGGCCGCGCTGCTCGACACCGCGCGCCGGGTGATCGCCCATTTCGCGCGCTCCTCCGGCTACGTCGAGGCGTGGCCGATCCTGTTCATGAGCCAGCTCTTCGTCCTGGTCTGTTTCGAGTGCCCGCTCTTCGTCAATCACGGTCTCCACCAACTCCTGCTGGCGGCGATCCTGCCGGTGGTGCGGTCGCCGACCGTCGACGGGAGCGACCCGGCCGCCCGCGATTGA
- a CDS encoding MFS transporter, with product MWVRDTSPAERRVLGAAFAGYGVDAFDYMVYTFLIPTLVVVWGLTKVEAGNIATAALVTSAIGGWAAGILADRYGRVVVLQGTVAWFTLFTVLSGFTQSYEQLLVTRALQGFGFGGEWSVGSVLIAETIQARYRGKAVGLVQSSWAVGWACAAIAFWAVFALAEPAVAWRILFWLGALPSVLIFWIRRNIEDPEVYRQTRAAMRDVGDTGSFLDIFSRPLIGRTVLASLLATGMQGGYYAVTTWLPTYLKTERNLSVLNTSGYLLMLIFGSFVGYLTSAWLSDRIGRRLGFVLFGFCAGVLVLAYTLIPITDPVMLVLGFPLGFFLSGVFSGMGAFLSELFPSRIRGSAQGFCYNFGRATGAICPAVVGHLSGSLTLGIAIGVVAAGAYCLVIVAALLLPETAGRALDSRSADPAEPEPVAAL from the coding sequence ATGTGGGTGAGAGACACGAGTCCGGCGGAGCGCCGGGTCCTGGGCGCGGCCTTCGCGGGCTACGGCGTCGATGCGTTCGACTACATGGTCTACACCTTCCTGATCCCGACCCTGGTCGTGGTCTGGGGCCTGACCAAGGTCGAGGCCGGCAACATCGCCACCGCCGCGCTCGTCACGTCGGCGATCGGCGGCTGGGCGGCCGGGATCCTGGCCGACCGCTACGGCCGGGTCGTCGTCCTGCAGGGCACCGTCGCGTGGTTCACCCTGTTCACGGTGCTCAGCGGCTTCACCCAGTCCTACGAGCAGCTGCTCGTGACCCGCGCGCTGCAGGGCTTCGGCTTCGGCGGCGAGTGGTCGGTGGGCTCGGTGCTGATCGCCGAGACGATCCAGGCCCGCTACCGCGGCAAGGCGGTGGGGCTCGTCCAGTCGAGCTGGGCGGTCGGCTGGGCCTGCGCGGCGATCGCCTTCTGGGCCGTGTTCGCCCTGGCGGAGCCGGCGGTGGCGTGGCGGATCCTGTTCTGGCTCGGCGCCCTCCCCTCGGTGCTGATCTTCTGGATCCGCCGCAACATCGAGGACCCGGAAGTCTACCGGCAGACCCGCGCCGCCATGCGGGACGTCGGCGACACCGGCAGCTTCCTCGACATCTTCTCCCGGCCGCTGATCGGCCGGACCGTGCTGGCGAGCCTGCTGGCGACCGGCATGCAGGGCGGCTACTACGCGGTGACCACGTGGCTCCCGACCTACCTGAAGACCGAGCGCAACCTCTCGGTCCTGAACACCAGCGGCTACCTGCTGATGCTGATCTTCGGGTCGTTCGTCGGGTACCTGACCAGCGCCTGGCTCTCCGACCGCATCGGGCGCCGCCTGGGCTTCGTCCTGTTCGGCTTCTGCGCCGGCGTCCTCGTCCTCGCCTACACGCTGATCCCGATCACCGACCCGGTGATGCTGGTGCTGGGCTTCCCTCTGGGCTTCTTCCTCTCCGGCGTCTTCTCCGGGATGGGCGCCTTCCTGAGCGAGCTGTTCCCGAGCCGGATCCGCGGCTCCGCGCAGGGCTTCTGCTACAATTTCGGCCGCGCCACCGGCGCGATCTGCCCCGCCGTGGTGGGCCACCTCAGCGGCTCGCTGACACTCGGCATCGCCATCGGCGTCGTGGCGGCGGGCGCCTATTGCCTCGTGATCGTCGCGGCGCTTCTCTTGCCGGAGACGGCGGGCCGCGCGCTCGATTCTCGCAGCGCGGATCCGGCCGAGCCGGAACCCGTTGCGGCCCTATGA
- a CDS encoding LysR family transcriptional regulator has product MADFRSLEVFYWVAKLSSFRRASEKVNTTQPAVSQRIAALEHEYGTLFERRSRDVALTERGRLLLGFAERFLALQSEMSAALHETGRTRGTLRLGVSETIVHLWLSRFIERMRATHPGIGVDITVDISPNMQAALVADEIDLALLVGPITLPSFANRPLFSTPVAWIAAPGLLPDDEPLSLGALLHHPLITYPRNTSPYVELRDLVLQENLLPSQIHTSASLATIVKMGVEGLGICVIPPAVVEAELRAGTLRVLPAEPQLSDLTFTAMHTKRPAHHFVADAARLAQDVAETWAAGTWAAETWAAGR; this is encoded by the coding sequence ATGGCGGATTTCCGCAGCTTGGAGGTGTTCTACTGGGTCGCGAAACTCTCGAGCTTTCGCCGCGCCAGTGAGAAGGTGAACACCACGCAGCCGGCGGTCTCCCAGCGCATCGCGGCCCTGGAGCACGAGTACGGGACGCTGTTCGAGCGCCGCAGCCGGGACGTCGCGCTGACGGAGCGGGGACGCCTGCTCCTCGGCTTCGCGGAGCGGTTCCTGGCGCTCCAGTCCGAGATGAGCGCGGCCCTGCACGAGACCGGCCGGACGCGGGGCACCCTGCGGCTCGGCGTGTCCGAGACGATCGTGCACCTGTGGTTGTCGCGCTTCATCGAGCGGATGCGCGCCACCCATCCCGGGATCGGCGTCGACATCACGGTCGACATCTCGCCGAACATGCAGGCCGCCCTGGTCGCCGACGAGATCGACCTCGCCCTCCTCGTCGGGCCGATCACCCTGCCGAGCTTCGCCAACCGGCCCCTGTTCAGCACCCCCGTCGCCTGGATCGCCGCGCCCGGCCTGCTGCCGGACGACGAGCCCCTGAGCCTCGGCGCGCTGCTGCACCACCCGCTCATCACCTACCCGCGCAACACCAGCCCCTACGTCGAGCTGCGCGACCTCGTCCTCCAGGAGAACCTCCTGCCGAGCCAGATCCACACGAGCGCCTCCCTGGCCACCATCGTGAAGATGGGCGTCGAGGGCCTCGGGATCTGCGTGATCCCCCCGGCCGTGGTCGAAGCCGAACTGCGTGCCGGCACCCTGCGCGTCCTGCCAGCCGAGCCGCAGCTCTCGGACCTGACCTTCACGGCGATGCACACCAAGCGGCCGGCCCATCACTTCGTGGCGGACGCGGCCCGCCTCGCCCAGGACGTCGCCGAGACCTGGGCCGCCGGGACCTGGGCCGCCGAGACCTGGGCCGCCGGCCGATAA
- a CDS encoding glycosyltransferase family 2 protein — MKISFTVCTRNRVASLMQTLDSVVRAIEAAPEAEAEIIVVDNGSEDGTDAALKRWSASISIDRRDVLLLTQARPGVAGSRNAAIARASGDIIAFIDDDCVVSDQYLRDLIAHYAGDTESVIRGGRVELGSTQDIDFTTKTEALASRLTYPAHPGGFVHGCNMTCSRAVIERIGGFDAAFGPGATFRAAEDTDFIYRGWAAGVAVEYVPDMSVKHFHGRRDPRTIDRLHWNYQFGNGALYAKHIGRSPWLIKHLYWSARNAARELVGGPCFDAQLGLTWRAIVTANLSGVLAFAWHSARTLLTRPPARA; from the coding sequence ATGAAAATCAGCTTCACCGTATGTACTCGCAACCGTGTAGCGTCCCTTATGCAGACGCTCGACTCGGTGGTCCGCGCGATCGAGGCCGCGCCCGAAGCTGAGGCCGAGATCATCGTCGTCGATAACGGGTCCGAGGACGGCACGGACGCGGCGTTGAAGCGCTGGTCCGCGTCAATCTCGATCGATCGACGCGACGTTCTGCTCCTCACGCAGGCGCGCCCAGGTGTCGCCGGGTCTCGGAACGCCGCGATCGCGCGCGCGTCCGGAGACATCATCGCGTTCATCGACGACGATTGCGTCGTGTCGGACCAGTATCTGCGAGATCTGATCGCGCACTATGCCGGCGACACGGAAAGCGTCATCCGCGGTGGCCGCGTCGAGCTGGGATCTACCCAGGACATCGACTTCACCACGAAGACCGAGGCCCTGGCCAGCCGGCTGACGTACCCGGCTCATCCCGGCGGCTTCGTCCACGGCTGCAACATGACCTGCAGCCGGGCCGTCATCGAGCGGATCGGCGGGTTCGACGCGGCGTTCGGCCCCGGGGCGACGTTCCGCGCGGCGGAGGACACGGACTTCATCTACCGCGGCTGGGCGGCCGGCGTGGCGGTCGAGTACGTGCCCGACATGAGCGTCAAGCATTTCCACGGGCGCCGGGACCCGCGCACGATCGACCGGCTGCACTGGAACTACCAGTTCGGCAACGGCGCGCTCTACGCCAAGCACATCGGCCGCAGCCCGTGGCTGATCAAGCACCTGTACTGGTCCGCCCGCAACGCCGCCCGCGAACTGGTCGGGGGCCCGTGCTTCGACGCGCAGCTCGGCCTGACGTGGCGCGCCATCGTGACCGCCAATCTGAGCGGCGTCCTGGCCTTCGCCTGGCACAGCGCGCGGACGCTGCTGACGCGCCCGCCCGCCCGGGCCTAG
- a CDS encoding DCC1-like thiol-disulfide oxidoreductase family protein, which translates to MTAPSTEAALTVVYDGECPFCSNYVHLMALRRSVGTVALVDARSGGPLVDEIARRGYDLDEGMVVRHGPDLYYGADALVLLSRLSDDRGAASRLLARLLRSPGRARLLYPAMKLGRRVTLRMLGRTRLARPGGAPAR; encoded by the coding sequence ATGACCGCCCCCTCGACCGAGGCCGCCCTGACGGTGGTCTACGACGGCGAATGCCCGTTCTGCTCCAACTACGTGCACCTCATGGCCCTGCGCCGGTCGGTCGGCACCGTCGCCCTGGTGGACGCCCGGAGCGGGGGTCCCCTGGTCGACGAGATCGCGCGGCGCGGGTACGACCTCGACGAGGGCATGGTCGTCCGGCACGGCCCGGACCTCTATTACGGCGCGGACGCCCTCGTCCTGCTGTCGCGCCTCAGCGACGACCGGGGCGCGGCGAGCCGGCTCCTGGCGCGGCTGCTGCGCAGCCCCGGACGCGCGCGGCTTCTCTACCCGGCGATGAAGCTCGGGCGGCGCGTCACGCTCCGGATGCTCGGCCGGACGCGCCTCGCGCGGCCCGGCGGCGCGCCGGCCCGCTGA
- a CDS encoding 5-oxoprolinase subunit B family protein, which translates to MSAALDEPRLLDAGEAALVVEFGSTVDPAISDRVLALDDALGADPPEGLRERVPTYRSLMLHYDPLVLDRGTLAERVRGLVAGATARAASPILWTLPCCYDAPHGEDVAQVAERSGLSPETVVSTHAATTFRVYMYGFAPGFAYLGGLPQPLAVPRRASPRPPHPRNAIMIGGGLAAVATVPMPTGWYVIGATPSRLYAPERDPSFFVGAGDLIRFEPVDAATFDALTAREAAGEPVARRGEAR; encoded by the coding sequence GTGAGCGCGGCGCTGGACGAGCCCCGCCTCCTCGACGCCGGCGAGGCGGCCCTCGTGGTCGAGTTCGGCAGCACCGTCGACCCGGCGATCAGCGACCGGGTCCTGGCCCTCGACGACGCACTCGGGGCGGACCCGCCCGAGGGGCTGCGCGAGCGCGTGCCGACCTACCGATCCCTGATGCTGCACTACGATCCGCTGGTGCTCGACCGCGGGACGCTCGCCGAGCGGGTCCGGGGGCTGGTCGCCGGCGCGACCGCGCGCGCGGCGAGCCCGATACTCTGGACGCTGCCCTGCTGCTACGACGCGCCCCACGGGGAGGACGTCGCGCAGGTCGCCGAGCGGAGCGGCCTGAGCCCGGAGACTGTGGTGTCGACCCACGCGGCCACGACGTTCCGAGTCTACATGTACGGCTTCGCGCCGGGCTTCGCGTATCTCGGCGGCCTGCCGCAGCCCCTGGCAGTGCCCCGGCGGGCGAGCCCGCGGCCGCCGCACCCGCGCAACGCCATCATGATCGGCGGCGGCCTGGCCGCGGTGGCGACCGTGCCGATGCCGACCGGCTGGTACGTGATCGGCGCGACGCCGTCCCGCCTCTACGCGCCGGAGCGCGACCCGAGCTTCTTCGTCGGCGCCGGCGACCTGATCCGCTTCGAGCCCGTGGATGCCGCGACCTTCGACGCCCTCACGGCGCGCGAGGCGGCGGGCGAGCCGGTGGCCCGCCGCGGGGAGGCGCGCTGA
- a CDS encoding putative hydro-lyase has protein sequence MSQHAGADGAPPVFADAADARRAIRAGRFRGHTSGLVPAHAQGNLMILPRAMAEDFHRFCQQNPKPCPILGVSRPGDRALPTLGIDLDLATDVPGYRVYEGGALVAELPDLTGVWRDDLVTFVLGCSFSFEAGLIEAGIPLRHIALGRNVAMYRTSIATQPSGPFHGPLVVSMRPMKAADAIKAVQVTARMPAVHGAPIHLGDPGLIGIRDLARPDFGDPVPIEPDELPVFWACGVTPQAVAMAARLPLCITHAPGHMLITDLLNRDLPFL, from the coding sequence GTGAGCCAGCACGCGGGCGCCGACGGCGCGCCACCTGTCTTCGCCGACGCGGCGGACGCGCGGCGCGCGATCCGCGCGGGTCGGTTCCGGGGCCACACCTCGGGTCTCGTCCCCGCCCACGCGCAGGGCAACCTGATGATCCTGCCGCGGGCCATGGCGGAGGATTTCCACCGCTTCTGCCAGCAGAACCCGAAGCCCTGCCCGATCCTCGGCGTCTCGCGGCCCGGCGACCGCGCACTGCCGACGCTGGGGATCGATCTCGACCTCGCCACAGACGTCCCCGGCTACCGCGTCTACGAGGGCGGCGCGCTCGTGGCCGAGCTGCCCGACCTGACCGGCGTGTGGCGGGACGACCTCGTCACCTTCGTCCTCGGCTGCTCCTTCTCGTTCGAGGCCGGCCTGATCGAGGCGGGCATCCCGCTCCGGCACATCGCCCTCGGCCGCAACGTCGCGATGTACCGGACCTCCATCGCCACCCAGCCGTCGGGCCCGTTCCACGGTCCGCTCGTCGTCTCCATGCGGCCCATGAAGGCGGCGGACGCCATCAAGGCCGTGCAGGTGACGGCCCGGATGCCGGCGGTCCACGGGGCGCCGATCCATCTCGGAGATCCGGGCCTGATCGGCATCCGCGACCTCGCGCGACCGGATTTCGGCGACCCTGTGCCGATCGAGCCCGACGAGCTCCCGGTCTTCTGGGCCTGCGGGGTCACCCCGCAGGCCGTGGCGATGGCGGCGCGGCTGCCGCTCTGCATCACCCACGCGCCCGGTCACATGCTGATCACCGACCTCCTCAACCGCGACCTGCCGTTCCTGTGA
- a CDS encoding glycosyltransferase family 25 protein, with protein MYCFGISLPRFRERHAYLSRHLAEVWGPRCEITGYEGPVPDPNAPFQPDLTAGQIGCALSHMSAYERMIALDLPHALIVEDDVVLPPQIHQIVAGIEAALRPGDVVLLFNWAETVGPFSSVDTVTIGEYRLCLPMDMSSLGTAAAYVITRSAAEGILRANRPVAVTSDNWAYFFERGALTCGRALVPNAVSRKPFESTIFTSRSRIAAFLKGNPILKPLFAARRRVLAERVAAKLTFVDETSPLAGQAPR; from the coding sequence ATGTACTGCTTCGGGATCTCCCTGCCCCGGTTCCGCGAACGGCACGCCTACCTATCCCGGCACCTCGCCGAGGTGTGGGGGCCGCGCTGCGAGATCACCGGCTATGAAGGCCCGGTCCCGGATCCGAACGCCCCGTTCCAACCCGACCTGACGGCCGGTCAGATCGGGTGCGCGCTGTCCCACATGAGCGCCTACGAGCGGATGATCGCGCTCGACCTGCCGCACGCGCTCATCGTCGAGGATGACGTCGTTCTGCCGCCGCAGATCCATCAGATCGTGGCCGGCATCGAGGCCGCCCTGCGGCCGGGCGACGTCGTCCTGCTCTTCAATTGGGCCGAGACGGTCGGGCCGTTCAGCTCAGTCGACACCGTCACCATCGGCGAATACCGGTTGTGCCTGCCCATGGACATGAGCAGCCTCGGCACGGCCGCAGCCTACGTGATCACCCGGTCGGCGGCCGAGGGGATCCTGCGGGCCAACCGCCCGGTCGCGGTGACGTCGGACAACTGGGCCTACTTCTTCGAGCGCGGCGCTCTGACATGCGGTCGCGCGCTCGTCCCGAACGCCGTCTCGCGGAAACCTTTCGAATCGACCATCTTCACGTCCCGCTCCAGGATCGCGGCCTTCCTGAAAGGCAACCCGATCCTCAAGCCCCTCTTCGCCGCGCGCCGCCGGGTCCTGGCGGAACGGGTCGCCGCCAAGCTGACATTCGTCGACGAGACCTCACCGCTGGCGGGACAGGCGCCGCGCTGA
- a CDS encoding oligosaccharide flippase family protein, producing the protein MAELREGPEATAPPAFSKRRSLAWMGFCQGGLFLAQFGTSLALARLLTPHETGIFSLAAAIAGLLSTLRSCGLSSYIVRADRVDGALLASVFTVNLILSGAAAILILAFSVFGSVLLGEPEVQRALAILAVVPLVGALEFRPAAMIERHGNFRGVALVNMLRGLVASGAMLALALLGFSYMSQAYGQAAGAVAAALAANGLGLRYVSLRMGLAGWREILTYGGRLFAIAGVAGIAGRMGDLVLGRMLGLSALGLYSRAASLNTLMWDHLHVVITRITFVDLANQQRNGQSLRTCYLHTLRMITVLLWPAFAGAAVLAGPIMRVLLGPGWEGAALPFCLLSLAAIVLTSLSMTWEVFLIRDQTALQARFEFLRHGAGLVMFSIGCLFGLGGAGAARIGEAFLAVGLYRPHLERMTDTFRRDYAPIYLHAAVLTGIAVAPAVLVMSAWGWSAETPLPSLAAAIAAGIAGWACGLWYLDHPLVAEARLLLAHMRPARPATSVSNL; encoded by the coding sequence ATGGCAGAACTCCGAGAGGGGCCGGAAGCGACGGCGCCGCCCGCGTTCTCGAAGCGCCGGAGCCTGGCCTGGATGGGATTCTGCCAGGGCGGGTTGTTCCTGGCACAGTTCGGCACCTCGCTGGCCCTCGCGCGGCTGCTGACGCCCCACGAGACCGGCATCTTCAGCCTCGCCGCCGCGATCGCGGGCCTGCTGTCCACGCTGCGCTCCTGCGGCCTGTCGAGCTACATCGTCCGGGCGGACCGGGTGGACGGGGCCCTGCTGGCGAGCGTGTTCACGGTGAACCTGATCCTGTCGGGCGCGGCGGCGATCCTGATCCTGGCCTTCAGCGTATTCGGCAGCGTCCTCCTGGGCGAGCCGGAGGTCCAGCGCGCCCTGGCCATCCTCGCAGTCGTGCCGCTGGTCGGCGCGCTGGAGTTCCGCCCGGCCGCCATGATCGAGCGGCACGGCAATTTCCGCGGCGTGGCCCTCGTCAACATGCTGCGCGGTCTCGTCGCCAGCGGCGCGATGCTGGCGCTGGCGCTCCTCGGCTTCAGCTACATGAGCCAGGCCTACGGGCAGGCCGCGGGCGCCGTCGCGGCGGCGCTGGCTGCGAACGGCCTCGGCCTGCGCTACGTGTCGCTGCGCATGGGCCTCGCGGGCTGGCGCGAGATCCTGACCTACGGCGGCCGGCTCTTCGCCATCGCGGGCGTCGCGGGAATCGCCGGCCGGATGGGCGACCTCGTCCTCGGGCGGATGCTCGGGCTCAGCGCCCTCGGCCTGTACTCCCGCGCGGCGAGCCTCAACACCCTGATGTGGGACCACCTGCACGTGGTGATCACGCGCATCACCTTCGTGGACCTCGCGAACCAGCAGCGGAACGGGCAGTCCCTGCGCACCTGCTACCTCCACACGCTGCGGATGATCACCGTGCTGCTCTGGCCGGCCTTCGCGGGCGCGGCCGTCCTGGCCGGGCCGATCATGCGCGTCCTGCTCGGGCCGGGCTGGGAGGGCGCGGCGCTGCCCTTCTGCCTGCTGTCCCTGGCGGCGATCGTCCTGACCTCGCTCAGCATGACCTGGGAGGTGTTCCTGATCCGGGACCAGACCGCCCTGCAGGCGCGGTTCGAGTTCCTGCGCCACGGCGCCGGCCTCGTGATGTTCAGCATCGGCTGCCTGTTCGGCCTCGGCGGCGCGGGCGCGGCGCGGATCGGCGAGGCGTTCCTGGCCGTCGGCCTCTACCGGCCGCATCTCGAGCGGATGACCGACACGTTCCGGCGCGACTACGCCCCCATCTACCTCCACGCCGCCGTCCTGACCGGCATCGCCGTCGCGCCCGCCGTCCTGGTGATGTCGGCCTGGGGATGGTCGGCCGAGACGCCGCTCCCGAGCCTCGCGGCCGCGATCGCCGCCGGGATCGCCGGCTGGGCCTGCGGCCTCTGGTACCTGGACCATCCCCTCGTCGCGGAAGCGCGCCTGCTGCTCGCGCACATGCGCCCGGCCCGTCCGGCCACGAGCGTGTCGAACCTCTAG
- a CDS encoding 5-oxoprolinase subunit PxpA yields MTSVDLNSDLGEGYGAYACGDDAAILGIVTSANVACGLHAGDPEIMARTFALAKERGVAVGAHPGFPDLWGFGRRRMPYSPAEIERLVAYQIGAAQALAAYAGHRITYVKAHGALANVAAEERPVADAIARAVRAVDRELALLAIALTAQVPAGEACGLDVHQEIFADRGYTPTGLLIPRSEPGAMITDAGEAADRVLRMVEAGAILTADGQTLPTPIRSICVHGDSDHAVATARAVRTRLEGAGVTLAPFRP; encoded by the coding sequence ATGACCAGCGTGGACCTGAATTCCGACCTCGGCGAGGGCTACGGCGCCTACGCCTGCGGCGACGACGCGGCGATCCTCGGGATCGTCACCTCGGCCAACGTCGCCTGCGGCCTCCACGCCGGCGACCCCGAGATCATGGCCCGAACCTTCGCGCTGGCGAAGGAGCGCGGCGTGGCGGTCGGCGCCCATCCGGGCTTCCCGGATCTCTGGGGCTTCGGGCGGCGGCGGATGCCCTACAGCCCCGCCGAGATCGAGCGACTCGTCGCCTACCAGATCGGCGCCGCGCAGGCGCTCGCCGCCTATGCCGGCCACCGCATCACCTACGTGAAGGCGCACGGGGCGCTGGCCAACGTCGCCGCGGAGGAGCGGCCGGTGGCCGACGCCATCGCCCGCGCGGTCCGTGCGGTGGACCGGGAGCTCGCGCTGCTCGCCATCGCGCTGACCGCCCAGGTGCCGGCGGGCGAGGCCTGCGGCCTCGACGTTCACCAGGAGATTTTCGCCGATCGCGGCTACACGCCGACAGGCCTCCTGATCCCCCGCAGCGAGCCCGGCGCGATGATCACCGATGCCGGCGAGGCGGCCGACCGCGTCCTGCGCATGGTCGAGGCGGGCGCGATCCTCACGGCCGACGGTCAAACGCTGCCGACGCCGATCCGCTCGATCTGCGTCCACGGCGATTCGGACCACGCCGTCGCCACGGCGCGGGCGGTGCGGACCCGGCTGGAGGGCGCGGGCGTCACGCTGGCGCCGTTCCGGCCGTGA
- a CDS encoding biotin-dependent carboxyltransferase family protein, whose protein sequence is MPALVIDSAGPGITLQDGGRHGYLRYGITAAGPMDPLMHAAANRAASNALDATAIEISTGGITVSAQDGAVGLALLAPGFRVALDGVPLPDTVALALEPGQTLVVRAGDAGAWGYLAVAGRVDVAPVLGSAATHTRSGLGGLDGRGLAAGDRLPVAEGRTPDGPPQRLVAPWLERDGREIRVVLGPQDDYFAPDQVEAFLAGPWTVSPRGDRMACFVDGTPLRHAKGHDIVSDGVAMGAIQVPGNGLPIILMADRQSTGGYPKIATVIGPDLGRLAQVRGGASLSFRRVTVAEAVAARRAERDLLREAIPREPVIRTDFASDFLLGLNLVGGVTDGRA, encoded by the coding sequence ATGCCCGCCCTCGTCATCGACTCCGCCGGGCCCGGCATCACCCTGCAGGACGGGGGCCGGCACGGCTACCTGCGCTACGGCATCACGGCCGCGGGCCCGATGGACCCGCTGATGCACGCCGCGGCCAACCGGGCGGCGTCGAACGCCCTCGACGCCACCGCCATCGAGATCTCCACGGGCGGCATCACCGTCTCGGCGCAGGACGGCGCCGTCGGGCTCGCCCTGCTGGCGCCGGGCTTCCGCGTCGCGCTGGACGGCGTGCCCCTGCCCGACACGGTCGCGCTCGCCCTGGAGCCCGGCCAGACCCTCGTCGTGCGGGCCGGCGATGCCGGCGCCTGGGGCTACCTCGCGGTCGCCGGGCGGGTCGACGTGGCGCCGGTCCTCGGCTCGGCGGCGACCCATACCCGCTCGGGGCTCGGCGGCCTCGACGGGCGCGGCCTCGCCGCGGGCGACCGCCTCCCCGTCGCCGAGGGCCGAACCCCGGACGGGCCGCCGCAGCGGCTCGTCGCGCCCTGGCTCGAGCGCGACGGCCGGGAGATCCGGGTCGTGCTGGGCCCGCAGGACGACTACTTCGCGCCCGACCAGGTCGAGGCCTTCCTGGCCGGTCCCTGGACGGTCTCGCCGCGGGGCGACCGGATGGCCTGCTTCGTCGACGGCACGCCGCTGAGGCACGCCAAGGGGCACGACATCGTCTCGGACGGCGTCGCCATGGGGGCGATCCAGGTGCCCGGTAACGGCCTGCCGATCATCCTGATGGCCGACCGGCAATCCACCGGCGGCTACCCGAAGATCGCCACGGTGATCGGCCCGGATCTCGGGCGGCTGGCGCAGGTCCGGGGCGGGGCGAGCCTGTCGTTCCGGCGCGTCACGGTGGCGGAGGCGGTCGCGGCGCGCCGCGCCGAGCGCGATCTCCTGCGCGAGGCGATCCCGCGCGAGCCGGTCATCCGCACGGATTTCGCGTCGGACTTCCTGCTCGGCCTCAATCTCGTCGGCGGCGTCACCGACGGCCGCGCCTGA